The region AAATTTGCAAAAGTCTTGCCATAGAACTTCCGGAAGATCGACTGCGTTATTTCGTCCGGAATAGATGCTGAACACCACGCTGACCCAGTCTTTACTGAGTGTATCAGTGCCGCCATGCTTGCCAGATAGACCACGATTTATGAAGTGCATGAGAACAGTCCAGAGCCCGGAAACGACAGTCTTCTTGAAATCCTTTGCTCGATAATCTTGATTATACCCACTGAAAGTGAGAAATGTCTGAAACTCTACAACTGTAAAACAAGCATGGTTAAGGGAAACTCCAATGGCCTTGAGGATGGTAGCTTTATAGATGGGAATGGGGCGATCATCGATGATTGATGCCATCAGAATATCATCTTCAAGCTTGATGCTTGAAAAAGCACGATGAAGATGAGAAATAGGAAGTGGAGATTATGGGATTTTGGTAAGCATAATGGAGAGAGGATGATGAGCAAGAAACTCAATCATGATCCTAATGGATTCATCATAGTCGAGAGGGTTTAGTGAAAACAGTTGAGTGGTATCACGAAGAAATGGTTCTTGATCGGCCGATGACGATGAACCCTTCgatccttttgaggatttcttcCTGGCAATAGATTTCTTTGGGGTTGCAGCATTAGAGGTTTGAAGCTTGGAGGGTTCCATTGTTGAATATGATGAAAGCTTGAGGAACACGATGAACTGTGAGGGTTTTAGAGAGGTTTGGGAATCAAGATAGCATAAAGTGGTAAAGGTAAGTTGAGAAAAGGTATTTATAGGTAAGAGAATCCGGTTCGGGTTGGAAAACGTAATGATGATGATCCAAGAGCCATCGGGTTGAATTTAATTTTGGGATGAGGAGATTAGACATTTGATATGATAGGGGAAGGCAATTCGTCCAAAAATGGGTAATGTAACTGTCAATCCGTTTTCCAATTAATAGGGCGTGCAATCGTGTCACGCAAATCGAGGAAGATTGGATATGGATCTTCCTGAAAAGTAACCGTTAAGAAAACGTTTCACCTTATTATCTCTTGGTATTTCAGATGAATTGTTCCGGATAGTGCATGATCGGGAAGAAATTTGAAAATATCGGGAAATTTTGAACATTTCGGAGCTCATTTGAAATTCCGGAGCAATTTTGAAATTCCGGAGCAAATTCGAAATTCCGAAGCAATGGAAATTCTGGAACTATTTTTGAAATTTCGGAGCTATTTTTGAAATTTCGGAGCAATGGAAATTCCGGAGCTATTTTTGAAATTCCGAAGCTATTTTTGAAATTCCGAAGCGATTTTGAAATTTCGGAGCTATATGTAAAAATTCCGGAGCTATTTTGAAATTTTGGAGTGACTAGATCATCGGAAATAAGAAAATAACCTGTACAGCTGTAGAAACTCAAGGGAAAATCAGTACAAAAGACAAGTAAGGATCCTGTGTTTTCAGAGGAAAAATAGTTCCgaagcaaaaataaatgagtccGGAGCATATTTTTCTACTGAATATTTCGATCAGAGAGAACATGTCTCCTGAAAGAATTGAGGATCaggcatcatcatacccattttgttcgGAAATCCAAAaaatttggtttcgtctaatgtcttagtaaagacatcagcaatttcatcatcaggtggaacaaaaataagttcgaTGTTACAATTtagaacatgatctttaatgaaatggtACCGAATGTCAATGTGCTTTGTCATGGAGTGTTGAATCGGATTGTGTGAGATGgcaatggcactttgagaatcacagtaGATAGGAATGCCTTGAAATcggtaaccataatccaagagttgagatttcatccatagaacttgagaaGTATAGCTggcagcaacaatgtattcagcttcagctgTAGAGAGAGCAATgcagttctgtttcttggatgaccaactgACTAAACGACCAcctaggaattgacatcctccggATGTACTTTTCCTATCAAgttgaagaccaccatagtttgaatcCGAGTAAACTTGCAGAAGGAAACTTCCATTTGCTGGGTACCAGATTCCGAGGTGCTTTATGCCTTTAAGGTACCGGAAAATTTGTTTCACagccaaaagatgagacatcatcggattgacttgaaatctggcacataaGCATGTTGAGAACATTATGTCCGGACGAATTGTGATGAGATAGAGtaaggatccaatcattcctcgacaTTTCTTTTCATCTACAGAAACACCCGAAGGGTCGGAAGAGATTTTGTGACCGAAGCCCATAGGTACCTTAGCAGAAGCACATgtgtccatagagtatttcttaAGAAGCTCATAAATAtacttctcttggtgaatgaaTATACCTTTGTTGGTATGTTTgacttgaaggccaagaaagaagcttaattctctattcatgctcatttgaaagcGACTGACCATAAGTTTGGCAAAATCAGCAACCATAGATGAATCggtagatccaaaaatgatgtcgtcCACATAAATTTGTACCAGCATGAAACGTTTTCCATTTGATCTTCGAAACAAAGTGGGATCTAGAATACCTCTTTGAAAACCTGAGCGCTTGAAAAATCAGTGAGTGTTTCGTAACAAGCTCGAGGAGCTTGCTTGAGTCCGTAGACAGCCTTCCGGAGTTTGTAACAATGGTTTGGAAAGGAGAAATTAATAAAACCGGGGGGCTGTTGAAGGTAGACTTCAGTGTCAAGCTCACTATTTAGAAAggcactcttaacatccatttgaaaaacattgaaaccTTTGTGGGCTACGTAGGCAAGGAAGATTATGATAGCTTCAAGtcgtgcaacaggagcaaatgtcTCGTCGTAATCAAGACCTTCaatttgagtgaaacctttagcTACCAACCTTGCCTTATTGCGTATGATAATTCATGCATCGTCTAGTTTGTTGCGAtatacccatcttgtaccaacaataggaTGATGTTGAGGAGGAGGTACAAGAGTCAAGACTTCATTGCGGTCAAATTCTGCCAGTTCATCTTGCATGGTTGTAATCCAATCAGCATGCTCTAAAGCTTCCTTGATAGATTTTGGTTCAACCATGGAAATGAATGCTGAGAAGTGGCATTCATTTTGAATATTGGTAGTTGAGCGAGTTTGAATACCAACATTTGGGTTGCCAATCACTTGGTTTGGAGGATGATATTTTGTCTAAACATGCAATCGAGGGAGTTCTTGTGCTGTGGAGGATCCTATATCAACAGTAGAAATGATCTTCTCCCCCTAaatgatttgagtattggaatGATGCTCCCCATGCACTTTTGAATCAAAACCAGATAGGTTTACATCATCATTGGAGGGAAATTCAAAGAAGTTTTCATTTTCATCAATGTTGAGAGGATTTGAGTCATCAAAGTCAGCAGCTGCATCTTGGAagccatccacatttgattcaagagagggatttgcattattctccccctcaaccggtGAAGGTTGGAATGGTTCGGAATCAAATGGAGGTAGGCTCGGAGGAGGACCAGAGAGGTTTTGAGAAATTGGAGCTTCCGAAGGAGCAATTGGAATAAGAGATGGACGAGATCGTGAGTCGAAATCAAGAGCTGTTTCGGAAGGACCAAAGAGAGTTTCAAAGTCTACCTCAAGAATGGTTTGAGGGTTCGGACATCCTGGAAGAGGAGCATCAGACTCCGTGATGTGAGTAGTGATGTGAGTGGGGCCAGAATTTCGAACAAAGTTGTCATCAAAGGTAACATCGAAGCTTTCTTCCAGAACACGAGTTCTCCGGTTTAGAACTCCGTAGGCCTTGGATTTGGAAGAGTATCCTAAAAAGATTGCTTCATCAGCTTTTGGTTGAAAATTTGTAAGCTAATCACGATTGTTTTTGATGAAGCATTTGCATCCGAAGATATGTAGGAATGATATTGTTGCCTTTCAACCATTCATTGCTTCGTATGGAGTCATGTTGAGCCTTCGATTGATGATGCTTCGGTTTTGAGTGAAGCAAGCGGTGGAAacggcttcagcccaaagatagagtGGAAGATTTGCGTAATTAAGCATGGATCGAGTAGCTTCAACGAGTGTTCTATTacgtctttcaactacaccattttgttgtggagtgtacGGAGCTGAGAGGTCTTGATCGATTCCTTTTTATATGAGGAACTTCTCAATGGTGGAATTGACAAATTCTGagccattatcacttcggatccTTCTGACGGAAAGTTTGATAagaacttctattcctttgataaaattgatgagcTCAGATGCGGTTTCGGATTTCAGCcttaggaagaagacccaagtgaaccttgtaaagtcatcaacaatcacaagaatgtatttcttatgatgaagactttctacagtggatggtccacaaagatcaatacGTAGGAGTTCTAAGGGATCTGAAACGGATTTTTCGATGATAACAGGATgacccttctttgattgcttaccacactcacatgcagcacatatgTGATCATTTTCAAACTTGAGAagaggtaaacctcttaccatttCTCCTGAAATGAGATCATTCATGTATCGAAAGTTTAGAtgtgcgagccttcggtgccacagccaactAACATCCGGAATAGCTTTGGAAAGAAGGCAAAGTTGTGGTTTGCCAATGATCATATTGATGTCAAGAGGGTACATGTTTTGTTGCGAAGAGACTTTATCAAACATTATTTTCGGTCTTCAGTTGTGTTTCAAGTCAGCTACATAAGCAACGTCATCCTGAGTCAGTAAGCTGAgcaacacttatcaagttgtgtttCAAGTCAGCTACATAAGCAACATGTGAAATAGAGAACTATTCATTGGTGAGAGTTTCATAACCAcgaatttgagaatttgagttgtTTCCATACGTTACGTAACCAGCATTTGGAGAGAGCTTTAAATCTCGCAGAAAATCCTTCTGCCcagtcatgtgcatggagcaagcactatcaatataccatattgtatctTGCTCCAAAGCACAAAGTGCCtacaaaaaaaaagaaatcaATGAGCAATGGAGCTTTTAGGCTCCGTGTTAGGCTTTGGGACATAGACATGGACTTTGGACTTTGATTGTGATAATGGAACAATTACATGTTTCTTGGTGAGATTGGTTGATTTCTTTGGGAACAGACAAAATGATAAAGTCTTTTCATCTATCCGGTAGTCATATTTAACTTCTTGAGAGTTCGGAGCTAATTTCTTCAGAGGAAAGGTATCTGACGGAGTGACACTTTTTGTTGTCTCCGAGGCAGTTGTTTTGCTAACAGATGATTTGATTCTCCACACAAGATTTTTGTTTGAAGAATTTGAAACAGTATGATTCGAGCTGGTGGATCTGTTTGATGACACATTGTTCTTGGAGATTTTTGGTTTAAAAACTGTGCCATCAGATTTTGCAATAAAGACAGATAAGACACTTTGAGGTGCTGACGAGGTGTTTCGGATGGTTTTGACACTTATATTATCTTGAGAAAATGTGGATCTCAAGACTTCCTTTGGTTCCGAACGAACGGGAGGTTCGGAAGGTCTCTTTAGAGTTCTAGTCAAAACAAATGAGTTTTGACTATGGTGTTGACACACGGACTTGCGAGATGAGTTTGGTTTTGAGTTGGCAAGGAACCGGTAATTTTATTTATCCTTAGTTTCCTTTTTGCAAGCATTCCTAGCTTCTACCTTGGGATCTACAACATCCTTTCTATTCAACATTGGTTTTCTCTTAGGGAGGTGAGAGGGCCCAGAGGATTGACCTTTGGATGGATTTAAAAACTTAGGAGAAATAGGAACTAATTTGGAATTTGAAATAGCCACAGTGTCTGATTCACATGAATCGGAACATATATTACTTGAAATTTCAACTTTATCATTCAAAGATGCCCATGCAAATTCCGAGGTATTGACTTCAGTTGTTTCCGGAATAACTTCCTCAATCACACAGTTATTGACGTGATTGGTTATTGGAACATACTCTACACAATTTTGAAGACTATGATGATATTCCGTGTTCCGATTCAGGTCCAGGTCCAGGTTTATCAGAGGCGGAAGAGGCATGGAATCAGGACATTTAACAACTATTGGTTGAAATTCAGGAATTAGAGACTTAAAGGATCTTTTAGTTACCGGAAGGGGTGACAAAGGAGAGACAGGGGTGTCCGAATGTTGAAAGTTCAGAACCTCTCCCATGAATGTCAGATTTTGCAAATCATTCAGGGGACTAACAATTGGTTTCGGAAATTCACTTCCGAGACCAGGAGCTTTGGACCATGGATGATGAAAATTATGAGTCATCCAAATGTCAGCTTCAAGCATGTCAACAGAGTTATGTAAAGCATCTATTTTGGCATTGAGACGTTTGTTGTTAGAAATCAAAATATTTCGTTCGGAATAAATGATTTCACATTTATCTTGCAAAATGATACATTTATCTTTTGACATTACAAGTTCATTCTCTAAAGATTCGATTTTCAATTTCTTATCCTCAAAACGTAATCTAAGACGACTTAGTTCACAGTCTttcttctcactggcttctatggctgactcataggctttatagatAGTGTTCATATCTGTTTGAATCTGGGTCAGATAAGGTTCACATAAagtcaaatcaaaattattatcagagaTCATGGATTTTACCTGCTGAACGATGCTTCGACCAGGTGGATCGTTGgtggccatgtagcagtagttgggttcagcatcatcttcttcatcttcagatCCAGAAGACCAATAACCTTCGTCGTATACAACAGTTTGTCTAGCCATTAAACACATGTTCCTTCCAGTTACAATGTCATCATCATCTTCGCATGACCAGTATCCTTCGACATCTATTGAGACAGTAGTAACAAATGCTTTCTCACTTTCAGCCATTTCTTGTGCTTTTTGGACATAATAAGCTGAGTCTTTGATCTTTGGTTTTTATGGAGCATCAGCTAGACAATCTATGGCAAAGTGGTTTGCATGACCACATTTATGACACAAGACCTTTGGTTTTTCCGAGTTGAGATTTTTTTGAGGATTCAGAGGCTGAGTGTGGTTTAGTGAGGTTAGGGAGATTAGGATTGTATGCATGAGGATTTTCGGAGGTCCGTTTTGGTTCTGAAATGGTATATGGCTGAGGATGGTTTTGGTGAGGAGCATTGAATCTGTTTTGAAATGGTTTGTATGAAGGATTGAAGGGTCATTTGTATTTCATGGAGAGTAAGGCAAATTCTTGTTGGAAATGGAGTTCAGAATATAATGTTTCGGAATCACCATCAGGATAGTTGGGCATCTGCATCTCTTACAACTGTTCTTACAGGAACATGAGGACCTTGTGTGACAGATCCCCAAATTTGTTCACCTTTCTCTTTGGCTAGTAAAAaaatttccattctaactttccagtgatcatattcttccatAACTAGCAATGGGGCACGTGTAGGGCCACCAACGCTATTTGCGATTTGCATTGAGATCATTTGTTGAGGATTTGAAGCAGCCATTGAAGTCAAGATATCTTAGAGCTTAAGTGGTATATaaaagaacttttatccttaacaCAGAAATGCTTGAATTTCCAAGGAAGttcaaaccaactataatctgatcttatggattcaaaggacaaccactcgaGCAattcaaaccttgagtgaatgcttgagatcaatgtctgcttaatAATGGATGTTCAAGTCAAGACTAAAAAGACCATTCAAGTCATAGATAATcaattcaacaaatgatcaagacattAAATGAGAACACGTAAATAGTGATCAaggtaaagttaataaatgaggaataagaaaaatgttttaaatgtGATAGAGAATAAAATGCCAAAGTAAGAGAGAATAATCCGTAGTTGAGTTGTATTGAATGCTACTCTTTATAGGAGAGAAAGTTATAGTGAATTATCCTTGATGTTTACATAAGACCGGACAAATAGCATAAGTCTGAAATTCTGATTGTCCTAAACAATTttagactaagtcctatgaaacgttacatcaaAATACAAGACAAAAGCAATAAATGCACAATAGACAAAATAACTTCATTCCGGACAAGTGATGTTCCAGAGATGAAGCTTGGTTCCGGATTGTTGAGAATTCCGGACTACAGGATCAGTTCCGAAATGCACTCTTCTCCATAATTCTTCACTCACTATAATCAGCTTTGGACAGGTTCCGGATCACATCTACCTTCATAATCAGCAGCCTTCGGAATTTGTACTTACGATTGCTAGAGGTTccctttcaggttccaacacatccctttccgaattgtaaaatattgtgttgggccctagccttaatatttcatttttggtgttatattaaggacttaaataacctaaacttgaatttctccctgtagatgtctagttttgacaactatggtcttcctgaatcttttagaaaaagattTCCTCATAGAGATGAGACTCCACAAgatgatcaaggtgaaagattaattgCTTCTTTGTGctgtagtggaacttcacttcctccacctcctccaataactctccagacccacaagttcaaagagttgaaaagttcaagatcactcaagccctattggctagcaaacaccaagatggaaggtcggtttgtgcacatgtcttggagatgaagtcacacattgacaggctgggaatgttaggagtcgatgTCTCAAGAAAGCTGGCTATTaatttggttcttcagtcacttcccgagtcgtaTAGTCTGTTTGTTAAGTACTATTATATGAAAGACTGCaacatgacccttatcgatcttacctatgTGCTAATTggtgctgaatcaacaatgatttagcacactggtaatgcaaatttggttggaagatctacttcctaaAATTCCATGGACatggacaatggtaacattggaagtccagaaaagctttatcTTCCCaaaggaaagggatcggccatggtcaagtcatttgaccaaatggtgaagagaaaggctaagtctgagatagtcctatGTAGCATTCccaaagattccatatgtttctattgcaaaGAGAAGGGGTATTCGTTgcaaagctgccatatttacctgaaagattgcAAGCATGGTaatgtcaaaaagtttgactcaaCTCCAGGATAAAATCCACTtaataactctattaagttcctatttgaagattccaaatacatgatgtaatgtaattacattttgatgttttgtagaatcgaagaaaaggaaggaagcttaaaggaagagtaagctgattctgatcgcaaatagatggatttcgatcgcatggctcgatgatcagaattttgagttgctgcttaagaattatgatagattgcttaagaatagataacaacatagttttcatttgtgtTTGCATTTTAAGGACTAGTTTTCCagaatttttataaataaaggaaatttttgaaatttatcttattttaagtttccttacaatggcatttgtgaaaattgttgcttatatgttttaaaaattacaATATTGGAaaaatagatttgattcttttgcttgtggtagtgtcataatttaccaaataaggaaagattgtcatcacccaagtctcagttagacagaaacttggaatcattcatgttgtattgtgtgatgaatgagaaccttcatctttgggaaattaagactaattcatttttcacatgtatatgtgagtcaagtgaaggactaggggatctggtacacttggttgtgcgttgttcaggtccaccacaaagaacgataagactattcattatGACTTACTattgtttagtaaatatggttacgcttacaagattaagtgtaattatgaatcattgaaaaagtttcaatgtatggcagaacgaataagaagaatcaaattaggcagaaagataaaacttTCTCCAATttgagaagaagggagagtacttgagtatcgtggtttatgattatcttagtgattatgaaaccatgtggcaattaatcctctaaggacatcttagtgcatttgtatggctaagaagaggaatcgtgaattgttgaaatggttaagtcaAAAGGTGAATAAtacttccaaaatcaaatcttagagtcacactccaagattgagccttgagtgacataattttaagaaaggtttataacacttatcaaatgtagagtaaaatgttttctactcttgtacatttgaaattggtaagttgtgatgttttggataaaacaaagaccaactaaggccaattgtgtgaagtgtttttcttgataagaaaccgtactaactcttgaatatttgtttgtcaagtaatgtttcttgacaaagagaatcttatatgtcaaggggtcagtgggagttttaaagatcttgaagagtttcaagaactaatcaagagtaaaccaatTGTTTATCACcacacatgacttgaggtttatagcctatcATGTtcacatattcttgtttctgtacctatTCCGGTTaatgttgactatgcatgtgagttctatgagttctcagttgttttcataccaacttggaagcaatggtaggcccttgtgctgccaggtgccAAGAAATTAAGATTCAACAAGTTCAGttaatatgagtttggatttgtcactaaccttgtcttgtgattatggttatgacaaattcacatggataggaacacatataccataaaatctaagtgtcatatggtttctctccgattcatgaaaatgattgtgagaaaacgCTTTCGCTAAGTAAATTTTAaatagttagcaattgtgatatttgcattttcaaattcgattatgatcacgA is a window of Lactuca sativa cultivar Salinas chromosome 1, Lsat_Salinas_v11, whole genome shotgun sequence DNA encoding:
- the LOC122195367 gene encoding secreted RxLR effector protein 161-like, whose product is MDTCASAKVPMGFGHKISSDPSGVSVDEKKCRGMIGSLLYLITIRPDIMFSTCLCARFQVNPMMSHLLAVKQIFRYLKGIKHLGIWYPANGSFLLQVYSDSNYGGLQLDRKSTSGGCQFLGGRLVSWSSKKQNCIALSTAEAEYIVAASYTSQVLWMKSQLLDYGYRFQGIPIYCDSQSAIAISHNPIQHSMTKHIDIRYHFIKDHVLNSVQEDPYPIFLDLRDTIARPINWKTD